In Prosthecomicrobium sp. N25, one DNA window encodes the following:
- a CDS encoding ABC transporter ATP-binding protein gives MSVTTSRTGLANAEAVWPPEVWRTDSRRGTEQPRDARDRGGPAQPLLTVAGLVKHFTVGGSLFGRKTVVRAVDGVDFELLKGETLGIVGESGCGKSTTARLLMQIMAPDAGRLVFDGEELGGDLPLSDYLRQVQMVFQDSYASLNPRLTIEDSIAFGPRVHGLPAGAAVRRAHDLLARVGLDPARYAGRFPHELSGGQRQRVNIARALAMEPRLVILDEAVSALDKSVEAQVLNLLLDLKQEFNLTYIFISHDLNVVRFMVDRVLVMYLGKVAEIGARDAVFGAPAHPYTAALLASMPSMDPDRRVARAPLAGDPPNPIDPPAGCRFHPRCVHAHAVCREVAPRVAALSPAHSAACLMQVPGSGHPRAGEGMQA, from the coding sequence ATGAGCGTGACCACGTCCCGGACGGGGCTCGCCAATGCGGAAGCCGTCTGGCCGCCGGAGGTCTGGCGGACGGACAGCCGGAGAGGGACCGAGCAGCCGCGCGACGCGCGCGACCGCGGCGGGCCGGCGCAGCCGCTCCTGACGGTGGCGGGGCTGGTCAAGCATTTTACGGTGGGCGGTTCGCTGTTCGGCCGGAAGACGGTGGTGCGTGCGGTGGACGGGGTCGATTTCGAGCTCCTCAAGGGCGAAACGCTCGGCATCGTCGGCGAGTCGGGCTGCGGCAAGTCGACCACCGCCCGGCTGCTCATGCAGATCATGGCCCCCGATGCCGGCCGCCTCGTCTTCGACGGCGAGGAGCTCGGCGGCGACCTGCCGCTCTCCGACTATCTCCGCCAGGTGCAGATGGTCTTCCAGGACAGCTACGCCTCGCTCAACCCGCGCCTCACGATCGAGGATTCCATCGCCTTCGGGCCGCGCGTCCACGGCCTGCCGGCCGGCGCCGCCGTCCGGCGGGCCCACGACCTCCTCGCCCGGGTCGGCCTGGACCCCGCGCGCTACGCCGGCCGCTTTCCCCACGAACTCTCCGGCGGCCAGCGCCAGCGCGTGAACATCGCCCGCGCGCTCGCCATGGAACCCCGGCTGGTGATCCTCGACGAGGCGGTCTCAGCCCTCGACAAGTCGGTGGAAGCGCAGGTTCTGAACCTGCTGCTCGACCTCAAGCAGGAGTTCAATCTCACCTACATCTTCATTTCGCACGACCTCAACGTCGTCCGCTTCATGGTCGACCGGGTGCTCGTGATGTATCTCGGCAAGGTGGCCGAGATCGGCGCGCGCGATGCCGTCTTCGGGGCGCCCGCCCACCCCTACACGGCTGCCCTCCTGGCTTCCATGCCGAGCATGGATCCGGACCGCCGCGTGGCCCGCGCGCCCCTCGCCGGCGACCCCCCGAATCCGATCGACCCGCCTGCCGGCTGCCGTTTCCACCCGCGCTGCGTCCACGCCCACGCGGTCTGCAGGGAGGTGGCCCCCCGGGTGGCGGCTCTCTCCCCCGCCCATTCGGCGGCCTGCCTCATGCAAGTGCCGGGCTCGGGTCATCCGCGCGCCGGAGAAGGAATGCAGGCATGA
- a CDS encoding ABC transporter permease, with amino-acid sequence MVSLAIPTPAPVVVARSPGYWRGVLSRLSRDKLAMVALLVLVAIVLVAVFAPYLAPADPAKATMLRRLKPIGTPGYPLGGDELGRDMLSRLIYGARLSLVMGVTPVPIAFAIGTVLGVTAGYAGGLVNTVIMRTVDIFFAFPSVLLAVALSGALGAGLVNAMVALTIVFVPPVTRIAESVTTQVRGLDYVEAARTSGAGAARIIRIHVLPNVLGPVFVYATSLISVSMILAAGLSFLGLGVRPPEAEWGLMLNTLRTAIYTQPTVAALPGIMIFITSISFNTLSDGLRSAMDVKA; translated from the coding sequence TTGGTCTCGCTTGCGATCCCCACCCCCGCCCCGGTCGTCGTGGCCCGCTCGCCGGGCTACTGGCGCGGCGTCCTTTCGCGCCTGTCGCGCGACAAGCTCGCGATGGTCGCGCTGCTGGTTCTCGTCGCCATCGTGCTGGTGGCGGTCTTCGCGCCCTACCTGGCGCCGGCCGACCCCGCCAAGGCGACCATGCTGCGCCGCCTGAAGCCGATCGGCACGCCCGGTTATCCGCTCGGCGGAGACGAGCTCGGCCGCGACATGCTCTCCCGGCTCATCTACGGCGCGCGCCTGTCGCTCGTCATGGGGGTCACGCCGGTGCCGATCGCCTTCGCGATCGGCACGGTGCTCGGCGTCACGGCGGGCTACGCCGGCGGCCTCGTCAACACCGTGATCATGCGCACGGTCGACATCTTCTTCGCCTTCCCGAGCGTGCTGCTCGCCGTCGCCCTCTCAGGCGCGCTCGGGGCCGGCCTCGTCAACGCCATGGTCGCGCTCACCATCGTCTTCGTGCCCCCGGTCACCCGTATCGCCGAGAGCGTGACGACCCAGGTCCGCGGGCTCGACTACGTAGAGGCGGCGCGCACGAGCGGGGCCGGGGCGGCCCGCATCATCCGCATCCACGTGCTGCCCAACGTGCTCGGCCCCGTCTTCGTCTACGCGACGAGCCTGATCTCGGTATCGATGATCCTGGCCGCGGGTCTCTCCTTCCTGGGCCTCGGCGTGCGTCCGCCCGAGGCGGAATGGGGGCTTATGCTGAACACGCTGCGCACCGCCATCTACACGCAGCCGACGGTGGCGGCCCTTCCCGGCATCATGATCTTCATCACCTCGATCTCCTTCAACACGCTGTCCGACGGACTGCGTTCGGCCATGGACGTGAAGGCATGA
- a CDS encoding ABC transporter ATP-binding protein codes for MTAVSDPIVDIRNLSVTFTGGRKPVRAVDDVTLQVGAGEVVALLGESGSGKSVTLRSLLRLHPKGRATMDGSIRVDGEDVLALGPRALADYRGRKVAMIFQDPGLAMDPVYSVGRQIAETIRRHEGVSWSEAEERALALFRKVSIPAPERRLQAYPNAMSGGMRQRAMIALALSCNPKVLLADEPTTALDATVQIQILLLLRDLQREFGISVIFVTHDIGVAVEVADRIAVMYAGRIVEEGPVGDVIRNPRHPYTRGLLAARVDKAEPGARLTTIPGSPPDLADLPDGCAFRPRCALAEERCGRERPPFVRRSGDRGDACLLAT; via the coding sequence ATGACGGCCGTCTCCGATCCCATCGTTGACATCCGAAATCTCAGCGTGACGTTCACCGGCGGCAGGAAGCCCGTGCGCGCCGTCGACGACGTCACGCTCCAGGTCGGCGCCGGCGAGGTGGTCGCGCTGCTCGGCGAATCCGGATCGGGCAAGAGCGTCACCCTGCGTTCCCTGCTGCGGCTGCATCCGAAGGGCCGCGCGACCATGGACGGCAGCATCAGGGTCGATGGGGAGGACGTGCTGGCCCTCGGCCCCCGGGCGCTCGCCGACTATCGCGGCCGCAAGGTGGCGATGATCTTTCAGGACCCCGGCCTCGCTATGGATCCGGTCTATTCGGTGGGCCGCCAGATCGCCGAGACCATCCGGCGTCACGAGGGGGTCTCGTGGTCGGAGGCGGAGGAGCGGGCGCTCGCCCTTTTCCGGAAGGTCAGCATCCCGGCCCCGGAGCGACGGCTGCAGGCCTATCCGAATGCCATGTCGGGCGGCATGCGCCAGAGGGCCATGATCGCTCTGGCGCTCTCGTGCAATCCCAAAGTGCTTCTCGCCGATGAGCCCACGACCGCCCTCGACGCCACGGTGCAGATCCAGATCCTGCTCCTGCTGCGTGATCTGCAGAGGGAGTTCGGCATCTCGGTGATCTTCGTCACGCACGATATCGGCGTGGCGGTGGAAGTGGCCGACCGCATTGCCGTGATGTATGCGGGGCGGATCGTCGAGGAGGGGCCGGTCGGCGACGTCATTCGCAACCCGCGCCACCCCTATACGCGCGGCCTCCTCGCCGCGCGCGTCGACAAGGCGGAGCCCGGCGCCCGCCTGACGACCATTCCGGGATCGCCCCCCGACCTCGCCGACCTGCCCGACGGCTGCGCCTTCCGCCCGCGCTGCGCTCTCGCCGAAGAGCGCTGCGGACGCGAGCGCCCGCCCTTCGTCCGCCGGAGCGGCGACCGGGGCGACGCATGCCTGCTCGCGACCTGA
- a CDS encoding adenylate/guanylate cyclase domain-containing protein: protein MPSGRKLAAILAADVVGFSRLAGLDEERTLARLRTLRSDLVDPTIQVHGGRVVKRTGDGAIVEFRSAVDAVRCAIEIQTAMVERNAGVPEDRRIEFRIGIHIGDVVEETDGDLMGDGVNIAARLEGVAAPGSVCLSEDAYRQVRSRIDFALVDLGETRLKNIADPVRIYGLDTSGRRQPSPPPQTPALPGLPNRPSIAVLPFANMSNDPEQDYFAQGIAEDIITGLSRFKRLFVIARNSSFSYKGRAVNLGDIGRELGVRYVLEGSVRKSGSRLRITAQLVEAATGVHLWADRFDGELADVFDLQDQVTSRVVATIAPRLEHAEMDRVLQKPTESLDAYDHFLRGLSAFHRFSSEANTEALESFRKAGALDPGYACAHGMAARCYGQRRGFGWTGAPATERLEALRLARLATALGSDDAVALAAAGFAFLIFGEIEDGASQIERAQELNPNLAWAKHMGALAEVLLGRPERAIELASEAMRLSPQDPQAFGTKGMMGLANYCAGRFAEAYRWSESSLGERPNFFVSACVSAAAAAMMGAEAERDRALGRLLAARPGIRLADAAGWLDFRSPEHRQLWRDGLKAAGLPD from the coding sequence ATGCCTTCAGGTCGCAAGCTCGCCGCCATCCTGGCTGCCGACGTAGTCGGCTTCAGCCGTCTGGCGGGCCTCGACGAGGAGCGCACCCTGGCACGGCTGCGGACCCTGCGCAGCGATCTCGTCGACCCCACGATCCAGGTCCATGGCGGCCGCGTCGTGAAGCGGACGGGCGACGGGGCGATCGTCGAGTTTCGGAGCGCGGTCGACGCGGTCCGCTGCGCGATCGAGATCCAGACCGCGATGGTCGAGCGGAACGCCGGCGTGCCCGAGGACCGCCGCATCGAGTTCCGGATCGGCATCCACATCGGTGACGTCGTGGAGGAGACCGATGGCGACCTGATGGGCGACGGCGTCAACATCGCCGCCCGCCTCGAGGGCGTCGCCGCCCCGGGCTCGGTCTGCCTTTCGGAGGACGCCTACCGGCAGGTCCGCTCCCGCATCGACTTCGCGCTCGTCGATCTCGGCGAGACCCGCCTGAAGAACATCGCCGACCCGGTCCGGATCTACGGGCTCGACACCTCGGGACGGCGGCAGCCCTCGCCTCCGCCGCAGACGCCCGCCCTGCCCGGCCTGCCGAACCGGCCCTCGATCGCCGTCCTGCCCTTCGCCAACATGTCCAACGACCCCGAGCAGGACTACTTCGCGCAAGGCATCGCGGAGGACATCATCACCGGCTTGTCCCGCTTCAAGCGCCTGTTCGTGATCGCCCGCAACTCCAGCTTCTCCTACAAGGGTCGCGCGGTGAACCTCGGCGACATCGGGCGCGAACTCGGTGTGAGGTACGTGCTCGAGGGCAGCGTCCGGAAGTCCGGAAGCCGCTTGCGGATCACCGCCCAGCTGGTCGAGGCGGCCACCGGCGTCCACCTCTGGGCCGACCGCTTCGACGGCGAACTCGCCGACGTCTTCGACCTGCAGGACCAGGTGACCTCCCGGGTCGTCGCCACGATCGCGCCCCGGCTCGAGCATGCCGAGATGGACCGGGTCCTGCAGAAGCCGACCGAGAGCCTCGACGCCTACGACCACTTCCTGCGCGGCCTTTCGGCGTTCCACCGCTTCAGCAGCGAGGCGAACACCGAGGCCTTGGAGAGCTTCCGCAAGGCGGGCGCGCTCGACCCGGGCTACGCCTGCGCGCACGGCATGGCGGCGCGATGCTATGGCCAGAGGCGCGGGTTCGGCTGGACGGGCGCGCCGGCGACCGAGCGGCTGGAGGCGCTCCGGCTGGCCCGGCTCGCGACTGCGCTGGGCTCCGACGACGCGGTGGCCCTCGCGGCGGCGGGCTTCGCCTTCCTCATCTTCGGCGAAATCGAGGACGGCGCCTCGCAGATCGAGCGGGCGCAGGAACTGAACCCCAATCTCGCCTGGGCCAAGCACATGGGGGCCCTCGCCGAGGTCCTCCTGGGCCGACCGGAGCGGGCCATCGAGCTCGCCAGCGAGGCCATGCGGCTCAGCCCGCAGGACCCCCAGGCCTTCGGAACCAAGGGCATGATGGGCCTGGCCAACTATTGCGCGGGCCGGTTTGCCGAGGCCTACCGCTGGAGCGAGAGCTCGCTCGGCGAGCGGCCGAATTTCTTCGTGTCGGCCTGCGTGTCCGCGGCCGCGGCCGCCATGATGGGAGCGGAGGCCGAGAGGGACCGGGCCTTGGGCCGGCTGCTCGCGGCCCGTCCCGGAATCCGCCTCGCAGACGCCGCGGGATGGCTCGACTTTCGGTCACCGGAACACCGGCAGCTCTGGCGTGACGGTCTGAAGGCCGCCGGGCTGCCGGACTAG